GGTGGTGCAGCGTCACCGCGCCGCGCCCATCCACCGACACCACGACGCCGTGCCGGCTCCCCGCGGAGACGTAGCTGAGCTGCAGGACATCCCCGGGACGGACCTCCGCGTGGTCGGAGAGCAGCTCTGGCACCTGTGCCCCCTGCCGGTGCACGCGCAGGCGCGGATGTCCCTTGATGCGCTCGGTGGCCACCTCCACCCGGGGCGGCGACATCCCGGCGGGCTCCGGAAGCTCCTTCGGGGCCGACATGAAGAGCAGCACCAGCGAGGCGGCCACCGGCACGCTGAGCGACAACCCATGCCATCCCTGGGACTCGCCGCGCCGCGCCACCTCGTCCCGGACCTGGGCCAGCCGCTCACGCCGGGCCACCTCCGCCGCCACGGTGGCGGGCGGGTGACGCTCCAACGTCCGGCGAGAGTCCGCGTCGAGCCGGGCCAGCCGCACGGCGCCGCCGGGCTCACGCTCGAGTCGGGCGCGAGCGTCGTCCAGCGTCTCCGGCGGCAGCTCGCCCAGCGCGATTCGCTCCAGAAGCCAGTCAGGGATGCCAAGGGCCATGCGCAGCAGGTCTCCAGCGCGGCGAAAAGCCCTCGGTTCCTGGGTACTGCCGCCTCCGGCCTCGCGCGTCTCCTGGAACACCGCCCCCTCAAGAATCTGTCACCCGCCGCACGACAGCGCCGTGGCTGTCACGGGGGACGACGTGGGACAGCCTCCGGCGGGCACCCCACTCACAGGGTGAGAATCATCAGCTCCCCGTCGACGAAGGTGTCCCCCACCTTCAGCGCGTGAGGCTCCACGCCGTAGGTCCGGAACCCCACCGAGCGGTACAGCGCGTGGGCCGCGGCGTTCCCCACGGAGACGACGAGCAGCACGCACTCGAGCCCCTCCATCTTCCGCCCCTCCTCGACGAGCGCGGAGAGCAGGCGCCGGCCCACCCCCCGCGAGCGGAACTCCTGCGGCACGAACATGCCCCACACCACCGCCTTGTGGGCCAGCTTGGCCCGGACCTCCCGCTTCAGCCCCAGCGTGCCCACCAACTGGGGCCCCTCGAAGGCGCCCAGGACGACCTGGGAGGGACCGGCCTCCAGCCAGCCGCGCATGGCGTCCAGCGGCAGCGCCGCATCCTCGGCGTGCGAGGCGCCGAAGGCCTCCGGACTGTCCAGGAGCCCGCGCAGCCGCAGCGCCCGGAACGCGTCCACGTCCTCCGGCTGAAGCCGGCGCACGGAGAGGGCCGAGGGCACCGAGGGGCGGCCCTCGGCCTCCAGCAGCGCCGTGTAGCCCGCGATGAAGTCCGGGTAGCGCGGTGCCCACCCCAGCGAGCGCAGCCGGGCATTGGAGATGGCGCGGTCGCCGCGCACCGTCTCGTTGAGGCTGTCCAAGGGCACGCGGGGAGGCATCGGGACGCCCAGCCGCGCACTGAGCCAGGCCACGGGCTCCTCCGTGGGCGCGGGCCGGTCATCCGCGACGCAGAAGACGGCGCCCGCTTCTCCCCGCGCCAGCACCACGCGGATGGCGTCCACCAGGTCATCCACGTGGATGCGGGAGATGCGGCCACCGCCGCCCTCGGGAATCCGAAGCGCGCCCGACAACAGTCGCGTGTGCATGCTGCGCCCCGGCCCGTAGATGCCGGCGATGCGCATCACCCGAGCGCCCAGTTGCAGATAGCGCGACTCCGCCTCGACGCGTTCGCGCGATGACGGGGTGGACAGCTCCACCGGCGTGTCCTCGTCCACGTGGCCCCGCGCGCGGCCATACACGCCCGTGGACGAGAGGTAGATGAGCCGCTCCGGCATGCGCTCGGCCAACGCCGCGGCGATGCGGGCGTCCAGGCCGGCGTCGGGTGGCACGGAGATGACGACGTGCGCACCGGCCGTTTGCAGCAGCGCGTCTTCCACGGAGGTGACGCGGGCCCCCGCGTGTTCCAGCTCGGCGCGGCGGGCGGCGTCTCGGGTGGCCGCCAGCACGTCACGGCCCGCGCGGGCCTCGGCCACCGCGAACCGCGTGAGCGTGTATCCGGACCCCAGAAGGACGAGAGGAGGCGTCATGTCCCCGCGATAGCGAGACCGCGGGGACTGTGCAAGCAGAGGCTTGTGGCCGCTCTACAACTCCGCGCTCGCGCGCGGGTCGATGATGCCGCACTCCTTGATTTTGTAGAGCAGCGCCTTGTAGCTGATGCGCAGCTTGGTGGCCGCGCGCCGCTTGTTCCACGCGGTGCGCTGGAGCATGGCCAGTATCGCCTCGCGCTCGGCCAGCATCGCCGCCCGCTTCCCGATGTCCTTCAGGGACAGCTCCCCCGTCGGCGCGGGAGGCGGCGGCGGCTGCGGCACGTCGAACGGGTTGACGTAGCGCGGCGCGGCCACCACCGCGTTGGCGGACTCCATCACCATGGGCCCGTGCACGGGCGGCGCCAGCGGCGCGACGGAGGCCAGACCGAAGGCGGCGCCTCGCGACGGCATCTCCAGCACCTGCACGGAGGGCGGCGGCGTGCGGAAGCCCTCGTCGTGCGCGCGGCCGAACGGGCCACCGTCATCCCCCGCGTAGGACGTGGGCAGGGACGGCGCGCTCGCCGGCGCACGGACCGCCGCGCGAAGCTCGTCGAGCACCAGCGTGGGGTCCTTCAGCACGCACAGGCGGCGGACCATGTTCTCCAGCTCGCGCACGTTGCCGGGCCAGTCGTAGTCCGCGAAGGCGTGCAGCACTTCCGTGGGGAGCTCCGACACGCCGTTCACGTAGCCGCGGCCGTACTTCTTGAGGAAGTGGTCCGTCAGCGGCACCACGTCCTCCCGGCGCTCGCGCAGCGGCGGCAGGCGGATGGCCACGACGTTGAGGCGGTAGAAGAGGTCCTCGCGGAAGTTGCCCAGCGCGATTTCCTTCTCCAGGTCGCGGTTGGTGGCCACGACGACGCGGCTGTCCACGCGCACGCTCTTCTTGCCACCGACGCGGAAGAACTCCTCGTCCTGGAGCACCTGGAGCAGCTTGGCCTGGAGCCGGATGGCCATCTCGCCAATCTCGTCCAGGAAGATGGTGCCCTGGTCGGCCAGCTCGAACTTGCCCGGCTTCTCCGCCGTGGCGCCGGTGAAGGCGCCGCGCTCGTGGCCGAACAGCTCGCTCTCCAGCAGCTCGCCCGGCAGCGCCGCGCAGTTCACCTTGATGAACGGGCGGTTGCGCCGCTGGCTGCGCGCGTGGATTTCCCGGGCGATGACCTCCTTGCCCGTACCGGACTCACCCAGCAGGAGCACCGGCACGTCGGTGTCGGCGATCCGCTCCACCAGCGCCCGCGCGCGGCGCATGGACGGCGAGGTGGAGATGAGCACGCGCTGCTCCTGCGTCGTGTCCACCACCGGCGCCACGCTGCGAGGAGGCGGCAACACGGGCGCCACGGCCTGACGCTCCGGGGCACGCGTCCCCAGGGCGCGAGCGAGCGCGTCCTGGAGTTCGTCATTGCCGAACGGCTTCGACAGGTAGTCGCTGGCCCCCATCTTCATGGCCCGGACGGCATCGTCCGCGCCGGACAGCGCGCTCAGCACGATGACCGGCGCGCCACCGCCCATGGATTGATAGCGGCGCAGGACCTCCAGGCCGCTCATCTCGGGCATCACCACGTCGAGCAGCACCGCGTCGAAGGAGCCACCTGACAGCATCTCCAGCGCCTGGTTGCCATTGGCCGCACAGCGCACCTGGTACCCCGCACTGCCGAGCAGCTCGGACAGAAACGTGCGCACCGACTCTTCGTCATCCACCACCAGCACCGCGATCCGGTCCATCCCCTCGCCTCCACTCGCCCGCTGCATCGAAGTCCCAACCACCCTCACACCGACAGCCGGGCCGTGTTCCCGACCATTCGGCGAAACTCTCGTGCGCGTCGCATGTCCTGCTGCGCCGCGCGCAACAACTGCATGGGCGTCCCCACGGAGTCAGGGAAGCTCACCGTCCCCAGCTCCAAGGATGTCCGCACCACCTTGCCCTCGACCTGGAAGCGCGCCGTTTCGAAGCGCGTCGCCACGCGGGATACCACCTCCTGCACCGACTCCGCGGGCGTTCCCGGCAGCATCAGCGCGAATTGACAGTCGCCCACGCGAGCGACCGCATCCGCCTCCCGCACCGTCTGCCCCAACACCACCGCGCTGTACACCAGCAGACGCTCCGCCATGCCGCGCCCGAACTCCTTCCGGAACGCCGCCCAACCGCCCACCTCCGCCGCCATCACGGAGAAGCCGCCGCCGTAGCGCTCGGCCCGCCGGGCCTCCAGGCTGATGAGCTCCAGCAAGAAGGGCCGGTTGTAGAGTCCCGTCACCGGGTCATGAAGCGCCTGCGCCGTCCCCGCCTCTTCTCCCGCCGCCGCGCGCAGCACCGCGTCCTTCAACTGCAACTGCGCATGGAGCTTCGTCGCCAGCTCCGAACCGCTCCCCGAGCGAGGCACCAGGTCCACGCACTGCCCACGCTCCAGGCAGTAGCGCCGGGCCTCCGCGTCCTGGTCGTCCACCAGGTAGAGCAAGGGCACCGCGCCATGGCTGAGCTGCCGCAACCGACGCGCCACCTGCACGGCCGCGAAGTCCGGCGCCTGGGCGGCCAGCAACACCGCCGACGGACGGATGACCTCGAAGAGTGGCACCGCCGCGTCGAAACGCGTCACCGGCACCACCCGGAAGCCCGCCTCCGACAGGAGCAGCCGGGTCCGCTCCAGGTCCATTGCTCGTGGCTCGACGACGAGCACGGTGGGCGGCTGTCCTGCCTTACCCACTCGCTTCCTTCTCACACCCACCGTTCCACCTTCCCGCGTGTAGTTTTCTCCGCCGCTTTTGGAGGCCCGACCCCGGAATTACAGCCTCACACCCCATCCTGACTGCTTCATCCCCTCGGATTTACTAGAGAAGGGAACGTTGCTACCCATCTTGGGCAGGTGTTTTAGCAATGGTTGTGCCACCTTTGACCTCATGCAGACGCGCTTCGAACTCCGCGGGGTCGACGCGGTGCATGAAGGCCGGCACGCCCTCGATGACGACCACGGGGATGTCGTAACGCCAGCGGGTGAAGGCCTCCGCGTCCTCGAGGATGGAGATGATCCTCAGGTCGAAGGGGATGCGGGCACGGACGGACTCCACGACGGCGGCTGCCTTGTCGCAGAGAGAGCAGTTGGGTTTCGAGTAGATATCGACGCGCATGCGGGGCAGGATGGGCGGTTGATGCGTGGCTTGTCTGGCGACTTTTCGACGATGCCTCTCAAGGACCTCGTCGTCTATCTGGGGAACCGGCGAGCGACGGGGTCGCTGAAGGTGGAGCGTGGCGACGTCCGTAAGCAACTCGAACTGCGCGAGGGCCATGTGGTCAGCGCCAGTTCCAATCAGCCGCGAGAGTTCTTCGGTCAGTTCCTCATCAATATGGGGCACCTGACGGAGGACCAACTCGAGAAGGCGTTCTCCACCCAGGCGGCGACGCGCATCTTCCTGGGGAAGATTCTGGTGATGACGGGCCTGGTGCCCGAGGCCACCGTCCGGGGCACGCTCAGCCACAAGTTCCGGGAGATGATTCTGGACGCCTTCCACTGGGAGGAGGGCCAGTTCGTCTTCGAGGCCGCGGACACGGCGCCGGAGGTCGCGGGGCTGGAGGTCAGCGTGGACCTGCTGGACATCCACCGCGAGGGCGAGTTCCGCGAGACGGCCTGGCAGGCCATCCGCGCCGTCTTCCCGTCCGGCGCGGTCCGGCTAGCGGTGGACGAGCGCAAGCTGCCCGAGCGGAAGCCCGGGAGCATGGACGAGCGCATCGTCTCGCTCATCAAGGAAGGCCTCACCATCGACGGCATCGCGCTGGCGCTGCACGCGACGGACTTCTTCCTCTATCAGCGCCTGTACGCGCTCTACCGCCTGGACGCGGTGAAGATTTCGGACGAGCCGACGGTCGACGAGACCTCCATCGTCGTGGAGGACGAGGAGGACACCGGCGTCATCGGCTCCGAGACGTCATCCGACGAGGTGCTCCAGGCCGCGCAGTTGTTCCTCGACGCGGGGAACATCCGGGACGGCGAGGCGCTGGCCCGGCGCGCGCACGAGATGGCGCCCTCCCCGCGCACCGTGGAGTTCGTCAAGGCGGCTCAGGAGAAGCTGCTGGTGTTCTTGCGCAAGGAGCTGGCGGAGCCGGCGAAGGTCCCCACGCTCCAGGTGGCGCCGGCGCATCTGAAGACGCTGCAGCTCTCCGCCCCGGAGCGCTACCTGCTGTCGCGCATCGACGGGCGGCGCGACGTGGCCGCCATCGTCCACGTGTCCCCGCTCCAGGAGTTGGACGCGCTGAAGTACTTCGCCGGCTTCGTCGACGCGGGGCTGGTGACGCTGACGCCGCGCTGAGCCGGGCGGGCGCTGGCGACGCCCCGCCCCTGGAGGCTCGCGTCAGTGCTTGCCCGCGGCGGACGCGGGCGCCGTCGCCTCGACGGGCACGCGCTGGAGCCCCAGCCGGATGGCCTCGCGGCCCAGCCAGGGCGCGCGGATGCGCCACTTCGGATCATTGACGATGAGCGCGGCCACCGCGACGCGCGGGTTGTCCTTGGGCGCGAAGCCCACGAACCACGAGTAGTCCCGGAACGGCTCCCGGTCCGCCAGCGAGCCCGTCTTCCCCACCGCGCTGTCCACGCGGAAGTTCCGCTCCCGGAACACGCTGCGCGCGGTGCCCTGCGTGACGGTCGCCTCCAGGAGCGTGGTGAGGTCCTTCGCCACCTCGGGCGAGAGGACGACGTCCCCTTCGGGCGGCAGTACCGGCACGGGCCCGTCCTGCTCGAAGAGCACGGGGTCCACCCAGCGGCCCTCGTTGGCGGCGACCGCGGCCATCAACGCGCCGTGCAGCGGGGACAGGTACACGTCCCCGAAGCCCGCGCCGGTGTTGGCGAACCCGAACGGCTCCTCCGGGATGGCCGCCAGCGAGATGTCCGTCGGCACGGGGAAGTCGATCTCACGGTTGAAACGGAACCGGGCCGCCATGCGGCGCAGCCCGTCCACGGAGAGGTGCTTGCCGGTCAGCTTCGCGAAGATGACGTTGGCGCTCTTGCCCATGGCGAGCGCCAGCGAATAGCAGGAGCCGTCCCGCTCGCTGTCCTGCAGGAGCTTCTCGGACAGACGCCGCTTGCCCCCATGGAAGCACTCCTCCGAGTCCGGCGTGACGCCCGCCTCCAGCAGCGCGCTCCCGGTGACGACCTTGAAGACGCTGGCCGCGGGGAACACCGCGCGTACGGGCAGCCCCCGCAGCTCTGGCTGCGCCGCGGAGTGCTCCGCCAGCGCGAGCACGCGCCCGGTGGACGGCTCCAGCACCACGGCCGCGCCGTACGGGGTTTCATAGTTGCGGAGAATCTGCGTCAGCGACGCCTGCAGCACCGGATCAATGGTGAGGCGCGTCTTCTTGCCGCCCTTCTCCTTCACCACCAGCTTCTCGCCCTCCAGCGTGG
This genomic window from Myxococcus hansupus contains:
- a CDS encoding GNAT family N-acetyltransferase; amino-acid sequence: MTPPLVLLGSGYTLTRFAVAEARAGRDVLAATRDAARRAELEHAGARVTSVEDALLQTAGAHVVISVPPDAGLDARIAAALAERMPERLIYLSSTGVYGRARGHVDEDTPVELSTPSSRERVEAESRYLQLGARVMRIAGIYGPGRSMHTRLLSGALRIPEGGGGRISRIHVDDLVDAIRVVLARGEAGAVFCVADDRPAPTEEPVAWLSARLGVPMPPRVPLDSLNETVRGDRAISNARLRSLGWAPRYPDFIAGYTALLEAEGRPSVPSALSVRRLQPEDVDAFRALRLRGLLDSPEAFGASHAEDAALPLDAMRGWLEAGPSQVVLGAFEGPQLVGTLGLKREVRAKLAHKAVVWGMFVPQEFRSRGVGRRLLSALVEEGRKMEGLECVLLVVSVGNAAAHALYRSVGFRTYGVEPHALKVGDTFVDGELMILTL
- a CDS encoding sigma-54-dependent transcriptional regulator, yielding MDRIAVLVVDDEESVRTFLSELLGSAGYQVRCAANGNQALEMLSGGSFDAVLLDVVMPEMSGLEVLRRYQSMGGGAPVIVLSALSGADDAVRAMKMGASDYLSKPFGNDELQDALARALGTRAPERQAVAPVLPPPRSVAPVVDTTQEQRVLISTSPSMRRARALVERIADTDVPVLLLGESGTGKEVIAREIHARSQRRNRPFIKVNCAALPGELLESELFGHERGAFTGATAEKPGKFELADQGTIFLDEIGEMAIRLQAKLLQVLQDEEFFRVGGKKSVRVDSRVVVATNRDLEKEIALGNFREDLFYRLNVVAIRLPPLRERREDVVPLTDHFLKKYGRGYVNGVSELPTEVLHAFADYDWPGNVRELENMVRRLCVLKDPTLVLDELRAAVRAPASAPSLPTSYAGDDGGPFGRAHDEGFRTPPPSVQVLEMPSRGAAFGLASVAPLAPPVHGPMVMESANAVVAAPRYVNPFDVPQPPPPPAPTGELSLKDIGKRAAMLAEREAILAMLQRTAWNKRRAATKLRISYKALLYKIKECGIIDPRASAEL
- a CDS encoding GGDEF domain-containing protein codes for the protein MGKAGQPPTVLVVEPRAMDLERTRLLLSEAGFRVVPVTRFDAAVPLFEVIRPSAVLLAAQAPDFAAVQVARRLRQLSHGAVPLLYLVDDQDAEARRYCLERGQCVDLVPRSGSGSELATKLHAQLQLKDAVLRAAAGEEAGTAQALHDPVTGLYNRPFLLELISLEARRAERYGGGFSVMAAEVGGWAAFRKEFGRGMAERLLVYSAVVLGQTVREADAVARVGDCQFALMLPGTPAESVQEVVSRVATRFETARFQVEGKVVRTSLELGTVSFPDSVGTPMQLLRAAQQDMRRAREFRRMVGNTARLSV
- a CDS encoding glutaredoxin family protein, producing MRVDIYSKPNCSLCDKAAAVVESVRARIPFDLRIISILEDAEAFTRWRYDIPVVVIEGVPAFMHRVDPAEFEARLHEVKGGTTIAKTPAQDG
- a CDS encoding DUF4388 domain-containing protein, producing the protein MRGLSGDFSTMPLKDLVVYLGNRRATGSLKVERGDVRKQLELREGHVVSASSNQPREFFGQFLINMGHLTEDQLEKAFSTQAATRIFLGKILVMTGLVPEATVRGTLSHKFREMILDAFHWEEGQFVFEAADTAPEVAGLEVSVDLLDIHREGEFRETAWQAIRAVFPSGAVRLAVDERKLPERKPGSMDERIVSLIKEGLTIDGIALALHATDFFLYQRLYALYRLDAVKISDEPTVDETSIVVEDEEDTGVIGSETSSDEVLQAAQLFLDAGNIRDGEALARRAHEMAPSPRTVEFVKAAQEKLLVFLRKELAEPAKVPTLQVAPAHLKTLQLSAPERYLLSRIDGRRDVAAIVHVSPLQELDALKYFAGFVDAGLVTLTPR
- a CDS encoding penicillin-binding transpeptidase domain-containing protein, coding for MRIHRRLLSAAVLCPLVVLLGSSEPNPAASATPSEDGGAGARVLAEATDAGVQALTPEPAPVAQAAAAQALTPEPAPVAQEAAAQALTPEPAPVANEAEAQAQGADSGTSDAVSAAAVLGGVSPDGGLAALAAEPGMVPPLPVPSREKAPPIAKVKPLSKTADLMARATLEGEKLVVKEKGGKKTRLTIDPVLQASLTQILRNYETPYGAAVVLEPSTGRVLALAEHSAAQPELRGLPVRAVFPAASVFKVVTGSALLEAGVTPDSEECFHGGKRRLSEKLLQDSERDGSCYSLALAMGKSANVIFAKLTGKHLSVDGLRRMAARFRFNREIDFPVPTDISLAAIPEEPFGFANTGAGFGDVYLSPLHGALMAAVAANEGRWVDPVLFEQDGPVPVLPPEGDVVLSPEVAKDLTTLLEATVTQGTARSVFRERNFRVDSAVGKTGSLADREPFRDYSWFVGFAPKDNPRVAVAALIVNDPKWRIRAPWLGREAIRLGLQRVPVEATAPASAAGKH